From Aegilops tauschii subsp. strangulata cultivar AL8/78 chromosome 5, Aet v6.0, whole genome shotgun sequence:
CCACGCCGCCTGCTCCTGTTTGTCTTCTAGGCCTCCCACCGACGTCTCCAGCGACCTCACCGTGGAAGTCGGCACGTCCAGCTTCGCCCTCCACAAGGTGAGAGAAACCACCATGTCCATCAACTGCAGCCGAGCTTAAAAATGACGCCCTAATGCCCATGGCATAGCTGCTCGCGCAGTTCCCGCTGGTCTCCCGGAGCGGCAAGATCCGGCGGCTCGTGGCGGAGGCCAAGGACGCCAAGCTCGCGCGCCTCACCCTCCACGCCACGCCCGGGGGCGCCCCGGCGTTCGAGCTCGCCGCCAAGTTCTGCTACGGCGTCCACGTCGACATCACGGTTGCCAACGTTGCCATGCTCCGCTGCGCCGCGCGCTACCTGCAGATGACCGACGACTTCTCCGACAAGAACCTCGAGCTCCGCGCCGAGGCCTTCCTCCGCGACGCCGTCCTCCCCAGCATCGCCAGCTCCGTCGCCGTGCTCCGCACCTGCGAGGCGCTGCTCCCGGCCGCCGAGGACGTCAACCTCGTCGCCCGCCTCATCGCCGCCATCGCCAACAACGTCTGCAAGGAGCAGCTCGCGTCCGGGCTGCTCTCCAGGTTGGACCACACTGGCGCGCAGCTCAAGCCGGCGGCGCTTGACTCGCCGGGGGAGGGGGACTGGTGGGGCAAGTCGGTCGCCGGCCTCGGACTGGACTTGTTCCAGCGACTCCTCTCCGCCGTCAAGTCCAAGGGCCTCAGGCAGGAGACGGTCACCCGGATCCTCATCAACTATGCCCACAACTCGCTGTACGGGCTCATGCCCTGCAGGGACGCCGACAAATGCGGCGGCGTCACGGACACGGACACGGACACGGACGCCGTCAAGAAACAGCGCGCCGTCGTCGAGACCATCGTCGGCTTGCTACCGGCGCAGTCCAAGAAGAGCCCCGTGCCAATGGCCTTCCTCTCGGGGCTCCTCAGGACGGCAATGGCGCTGTCCGCTTCCAACATATGCAAGGCCGACCTCGAGAAGCGGATCGGCATGCAGCTTGAGCAGGCTATCCTGGAGGACATCCTGATCGCCACCGGGTCCGGCGAGGCCTCGACGCTGTACGACACGGACGTGGTGGCCAGGATCTTCTCGGTGTTCCTCAACCTTGACGAGGACaaggaggaggacggcggcgggtTCGACTACGACAGCCCGCGGTCCCCGAAGCAGAGTTGTATAGTCAAGGCCTCCAAGCTGCTGGACAGCTACCTGGCCGAGATCGCGCTGGATTCCAACCTCGTCCCCGCCAAGTTCATCTCCCTCGCCGAGATCCTCCCTGACCACGCCCGCCTCGTCACCGACGGGATCTACCGCGCCGTCGACATCTTCCTCAAGGCACGCCGCCaccttttctttttctctcttttatTTATCCCTTCAATTATTATATATTACGTATTAATGTTACTACCATGAACGTTCATGGAAGCAGGTGCACCCGAACATCAAGGAGGCGGAAAGGTACCGGATGTGCAAGGCGATTGACTGCCAACGGCTTACGCCGGACGCGTGCAGCCACGCGGCCCAAAACGAGCGGCTGCCGGTGCAGATGGCGGTGCAGGTGCTCTACTTCGAGCAGATCCGCCTGCGGAGCGCGATCcagtccggcggcggcggcggccatgacGGGGCTCTCTtcttcggcggcggcgcggtgtcGTCCGCATCGACTGTGCAGGGCGGCGGCGGCAACAACATGCGGTCCGGGAGCGGGGTGGGGAGCGGCGCCATGTCGCCGCGGGACAACTACGCGTCGGTGCGGCGGGAGAACCGGGAGCTGAAGCTGGAGGTGTCGCGGATGCGGATGCGGCTGACGGACCTGGAGAAGGACCACGTGAGCATGAAGCGGGAGCTCGTGCGCGTCAACCCGGCGAACCGCCTGCTACGGAGCTTCGCGCGCAGCTTCGGCAGGCTCAACACGCTATTCCGGATGCGCCCGGCTGCCGAGCCTGGGTTGCAGCAGCTCGGCGCCAAGGCTACCGCCGACGCCAAGGTGCTcttccagcgccgccgccgccattccATCTCGTAGATACACCACCGCCTGACCATCCAGCGTGTT
This genomic window contains:
- the LOC109762212 gene encoding BTB/POZ domain-containing protein At1g03010 isoform X1, yielding MGVATVTEMKQSVSVSGKKMFRTSLNNRHANEWPPTDVSSDLTVEVGTSSFALHKLLAQFPLVSRSGKIRRLVAEAKDAKLARLTLHATPGGAPAFELAAKFCYGVHVDITVANVAMLRCAARYLQMTDDFSDKNLELRAEAFLRDAVLPSIASSVAVLRTCEALLPAAEDVNLVARLIAAIANNVCKEQLASGLLSRLDHTGAQLKPAALDSPGEGDWWGKSVAGLGLDLFQRLLSAVKSKGLRQETVTRILINYAHNSLYGLMPCRDADKCGGVTDTDTDTDAVKKQRAVVETIVGLLPAQSKKSPVPMAFLSGLLRTAMALSASNICKADLEKRIGMQLEQAILEDILIATGSGEASTLYDTDVVARIFSVFLNLDEDKEEDGGGFDYDSPRSPKQSCIVKASKLLDSYLAEIALDSNLVPAKFISLAEILPDHARLVTDGIYRAVDIFLKVHPNIKEAERYRMCKAIDCQRLTPDACSHAAQNERLPVQMAVQVLYFEQIRLRSAIQSGGGGGHDGALFFGGGAVSSASTVQGGGGNNMRSGSGVGSGAMSPRDNYASVRRENRELKLEVSRMRMRLTDLEKDHVSMKRELVRVNPANRLLRSFARSFGRLNTLFRMRPAAEPGLQQLGAKATADAKVLFQRRRRHSIS
- the LOC109762212 gene encoding BTB/POZ domain-containing protein At1g03010 isoform X2, whose translation is MGVATVTEMKQSVSVSGKKMFRTSLNNRHANEWPPTDVSSDLTVEVGTSSFALHKFPLVSRSGKIRRLVAEAKDAKLARLTLHATPGGAPAFELAAKFCYGVHVDITVANVAMLRCAARYLQMTDDFSDKNLELRAEAFLRDAVLPSIASSVAVLRTCEALLPAAEDVNLVARLIAAIANNVCKEQLASGLLSRLDHTGAQLKPAALDSPGEGDWWGKSVAGLGLDLFQRLLSAVKSKGLRQETVTRILINYAHNSLYGLMPCRDADKCGGVTDTDTDTDAVKKQRAVVETIVGLLPAQSKKSPVPMAFLSGLLRTAMALSASNICKADLEKRIGMQLEQAILEDILIATGSGEASTLYDTDVVARIFSVFLNLDEDKEEDGGGFDYDSPRSPKQSCIVKASKLLDSYLAEIALDSNLVPAKFISLAEILPDHARLVTDGIYRAVDIFLKVHPNIKEAERYRMCKAIDCQRLTPDACSHAAQNERLPVQMAVQVLYFEQIRLRSAIQSGGGGGHDGALFFGGGAVSSASTVQGGGGNNMRSGSGVGSGAMSPRDNYASVRRENRELKLEVSRMRMRLTDLEKDHVSMKRELVRVNPANRLLRSFARSFGRLNTLFRMRPAAEPGLQQLGAKATADAKVLFQRRRRHSIS